AACAATGGCGCCAACATTCAACTGCTGCTTTTTCGGCTTGGGTTCAAACTCTATAGCCTTCGTGGGGCAAATCTCACGACAGAGGTTGCAGTTTTTTTCCTTGGAACGAAAGCATAGCCCTGCGTCAAGAACATACGAAAGAGGTGTGGCTTCGGCCGACGGCAGATAGACAGCTTTAGGCTCGGCTGGACAGACCGCTGCACAAAGCCCACAAGCTATGCATCTTTCTGCGTCAATAGACTGGGGCTCTTGCATCACCTCAACAAGAAAATTACCAACCTCGCCAGCAACCTTCTGTACCGTGGAATTAGTTAACAGCGTAATCCGAGGATTGAGTATGGATTCCTTTACCTTGGTGGGCAGTACGCAAACAGAACACTTAGCGCAAGCATCGGTTGCTTTGCAACAAAAGGAGGCAGCGTGTCCACCGATCCCTGCCTCCTTTTCCACCAGGTATACAGGCAGACCAGCATTACTTAACTCTATCGCTGAAGCTATCCCCGATACACCCCCGCCAATAACCAAAACCTGCTTGTTCACCAAGTCTACCCCCTACTTTTCTTCAGTAATTCTTCTACTCGGCTTAGCAGTTCAGAAGGATCAAAGGGCTTCTGAAGATAGTCCTCTGCCTCCATTTCCATTCCTTCCCGCACGGATAGATGCAGCTTCTCTCTATCCCCGGGGTAGACAGTCAGCATCAGCACAGGTATATGGGAGAAGAAGTAATACCTGGGATCGGTCTTGAGTTCCCGACAGACCTGGAACCCGTGCTTCTTGGGCATGATAACATCCAGGATAATTAAATCCGGCCTTTCCTCCACCACTTTTTGCAGACCCTCCTCCCCATCGTATGCTTGTACGACCTGATAGGACTTGCTTTCAAGCAAAGTCTTCACTGCGGCATGCACATCGAGATCATCATCCACAACCAGGATTTTAGTGCGGCCTGGCATCTTCTCCTCCTTTGCCCAAGAGCCTCTCTACATGCGCAAGCAAAACAAAGGGCTCAATGGGCTTCTCAATATAGTCATCAACGTCAAGCCTACGACCTACTTCCAACTCATAGCGTCGGTGACTCGATTCTTCCCTTACCGAGCTTATGATGAGAACAGGAATATTGGGATAGTCCTGCTTGTTTCTTCTTAGTTCCTTAACGACAGCAAATCCATCCATCTTGGGCATGAGCAAATCCAAGAGCATTAAGTCCGGTTTCTCCTCTCTTAGCTTACGTAAGGCTTCCTCTCCGTCACTAGCTTGAAACACCTGATGAGCACGCGATCTCAAGACGCTGCCAATCGCCATTCGGATATCGGGGTCATCGTCTACTATTAGAATCCTTGCCATTTCCCCCTGTTCCGCTCAGGATCTCAGTATCGTGAGATTATCTGCTCCTTCTCTCATATGTTGCTTATGCTATGACAGCGAACCTTTGGGCAAAACGCAAATGAATTTGCTTCCCTTACCCGTCTCAGGGCAGGGACTCACCGCCCACACTTTGCCATGGTGAGACTCGACTATCCTTTTCACTATAGAAAGCCCCAGTCCAGTTCCCTTCTCACTGACGTTGAGACCTCGGTAGAAGCCGTCGAATATCTTCGGCAATTCCTCGGCTGGAATACCAATTCCCGTGTCTGCTACCTCCACTTGAACACGCACTCCGGAATCCTTGCCTGTAATTGCTACCGTGCCTCCAGGCGGGGTAAACTTGACGGCATTAGACAACAAGTTGGTAAAAACCTGCTTCAGCCGCTCTGGGGCGCCTAGAATAGTAGGAAGTTTTTCGGGCACCTCGTTAATCAGCTTCAGCCCCTTTTCTTCAGCCAGAGGCTGCATAGCTTCAACACAATCCTTTATCACCTTCGGCAAACAAACGCGGCTGATTCGCAACTCACCAAAATCAACGCGGGAAAGATCAATCATGTTGCTCACCAGGTTCAGGAGGTCAGAGAGTCTCTTGCTACTTCGCTGCACAATATTTCTCTGTTCTTCATTCAGTTCACCGGCGAAACCGCCGAGCAAGAGCCGGTTATAACTCTCAACAGCCGCTAACGGGGTTTTCAGATCGTGAAAAATAATAGAGAGGATACGCCCCGTCGTTTCTTCGGTTCGGATGAGTCTCGACCGGACTATTTCAGCCAGGTTACTCATAACCTGA
Above is a window of Chloroflexota bacterium DNA encoding:
- a CDS encoding response regulator; the encoded protein is MARILIVDDDPDIRMAIGSVLRSRAHQVFQASDGEEALRKLREEKPDLMLLDLLMPKMDGFAVVKELRRNKQDYPNIPVLIISSVREESSHRRYELEVGRRLDVDDYIEKPIEPFVLLAHVERLLGKGGEDARPH
- a CDS encoding HAMP domain-containing histidine kinase, with the protein product METETSLRSYEETLRHSSLLRGLSDSELEKLFPLCRVEIYEAGAVISRQGDPSYTIRIVESGKVALQVDLHISRTMDESATIDVVTRGGTFCLSALIEPHILTGSVTALEPTRLIAIEEADLRPLFDQNPRMAYQVMSNLAEIVRSRLIRTEETTGRILSIIFHDLKTPLAAVESYNRLLLGGFAGELNEEQRNIVQRSSKRLSDLLNLVSNMIDLSRVDFGELRISRVCLPKVIKDCVEAMQPLAEEKGLKLINEVPEKLPTILGAPERLKQVFTNLLSNAVKFTPPGGTVAITGKDSGVRVQVEVADTGIGIPAEELPKIFDGFYRGLNVSEKGTGLGLSIVKRIVESHHGKVWAVSPCPETGKGSKFICVLPKGSLS
- a CDS encoding response regulator, whose translation is MPGRTKILVVDDDLDVHAAVKTLLESKSYQVVQAYDGEEGLQKVVEERPDLIILDVIMPKKHGFQVCRELKTDPRYYFFSHIPVLMLTVYPGDREKLHLSVREGMEMEAEDYLQKPFDPSELLSRVEELLKKSRG